The Helianthus annuus cultivar XRQ/B chromosome 16, HanXRQr2.0-SUNRISE, whole genome shotgun sequence genome includes a window with the following:
- the LOC110915051 gene encoding uncharacterized protein LOC110915051 — protein MDSTPGEANSEADLNKTELEEEEKVKYKGVRKRKSGKFAAEIGDPKKRGNVWLGTFLSPIEAAKAYDKAAFKMRGPKANLNFPLDFGISPEDSTKTETATVGRKRTKDVSQAEPEAKDNGDDNCPVKLHDGSGPSSPGGGSMSPQSPSPIRQSAPIVLSTDDGKRDYFKWTDEYLVAMCDILNKHLTINGRNSPFKWADLQLEFEKVSHHKFKSFTALRSKYDAMRARYNLWKSLKNGETGLRWNESTGKLDCSDDWWEKKIKENPEFKLVRKKQPSRELQEAWDQLFEEAAADGVDYVAPIVDLNQAHHVDSVAPSVDPNKLNQVHHMTLEDDDEEDRVVDSSEHALKSSQFGNMETEEATSFSNFANAVRREEGVAPNQGDGCTPSQKIVKTSTKPKPTPIKCKTTESERATMFKEYMTRQNATQQRALKILKTCEVSDFSISSSIGVINRMVEDGLMTSCSELWCFAVNLFEDDVKRELFMSLPNDVGRLAWLQYKHNLAN, from the exons ATGGACAGTACACCTGGAGAAGCAAATTCAGAGGCCGATTTGAACAAAACAGAGTTGGAGGAGGAGGAGAAGGTGAAATACAAAGGAGTACGGAAGCGCAAGTCAGGAAAGTTCGCGGCGGAGATCGGAGATCCGAAAAAACGCGGTAACGTTTGGCTGGGGACCTTTCTTTCTCCAATTGAAGCTGCAAAAGCTTATGATAAAGCTGCTTTTAAAATGCGTGGGCCCAAAGCCAACCTTAATTTTCCACTTGACTTTGGGATTTCACCGGAGGACTCAACTAAAACTGAGACTGCCACCGTCGGCCGGAAAAGAACCAAAGATGTTAGCCAGGCGGAGCCGGAGGCAAAAGATAACGGAGACGATAATTGTCCCGTCAAGTTACATGACGGTTCAGG ACCATCATCCCCCGGTGGTGGCTCGATGTCTCCGCAGTCGCCCTCTCCTATCCGCCAGTCAGCGCCG ATCGTGTTAAGTACTGACGATGGTAAGAGAGATTATTTCAAGTGGACGGATGAGTATCTGGTGGCCATGTGTGATATCTTAAACAAGCACCTTACCATCAACGGCAGAAATTCTCCGTTTAAATGGGCTGATCTTCAGCTGGAGTTTGAAAAAGTTAGTCACCATAAGTTTAAGAGTTTTACAGCTTTAAGAAGCAAGTATGATGCAATGCGAGCAAGGTATAATCTTTGGAAGTCGTTGAAGAATGGTGAAACCGGTCTGCGTTGGAATGAAAGTACAGGGAAGCTGGATTGCTCGGATGATTGGTGGGAAAAGAAAATTAAG GAAAATCCGGAATTTAAATTAGTTCGGAAAAAACAACCGTCTAGAGAGTTGCAGGAGGCATGGGATCAGTTATTTGAGGAGGCAGCTGCCGATGGAGTAGATTATGTGGCACCAATTGTAGACCTGAACCAGGCACATCATGTCGATAGTGTGGCACCCTCTGTAGACCCAAATAAGTTGAATCAG GTACATCATATGACTCTTGAGGATGATGACGAGGAGGATCGCGTAGTTGATTCTTCAGAACACGCCCTAAAGTCTTCTCAATTTGGAAACATGGAAACTGAAGAGGCCACCTCCTTTTCAAATTTTGCAAACGCGGTGAGACGAGAAGAGGGTGTAGCACCAAACCAAGGTGACGGATGTACACCGTCTCAAAAGATTGTCAAGACGAGTACTAAACCTAAACCTACTCCAATAAAGTGTAAAACGACAGAGTCAGAGAGAGCTACAATGTTTAAGGAGTATATGACCCGACAAAATGCTACTCAACAGCGTGCTTTGAAAATACTGAAGACTTGTGAAGTTAGTGATTTTAGTATTAGCTCGTCGATAGGAGTGATTAACCGTATGGTTGAAGACGGATTAATGACATCATGTAGTGAGTTGTGGTGCTTTGCAGTGAATTTGTTTGAAGATGATGTGAAAAGAGAATTGTTTATGAGTCTGCCGAATGATGTTGGTAGGCTGGCTTGGCTGCAGTATAAGCATAATCTAGCCAACTAA